A genomic segment from Streptomyces sp. NBC_01233 encodes:
- a CDS encoding (2Fe-2S) ferredoxin domain-containing protein, whose product MTWIRPLAAHAERPCTLVVCRGCCCGDPRKNPGSDHAGQLARLREAAAASGGRLAVRTSDCLGPCAQANVIVVQPTTEARRRGARATWFGWALDDTATDEIIAWAESGGPGTTPLPATLDLHRIDPPAPKEPSPSVASARRGRRKR is encoded by the coding sequence GTGACCTGGATACGCCCGCTCGCCGCCCACGCCGAACGCCCCTGCACCCTGGTGGTCTGCCGCGGCTGCTGCTGCGGCGATCCCCGCAAGAACCCCGGCTCCGACCACGCCGGTCAACTCGCCCGGCTGCGCGAGGCCGCCGCCGCCTCCGGGGGCCGCCTGGCCGTCCGTACGAGCGACTGCCTCGGCCCCTGCGCCCAGGCCAACGTGATCGTCGTCCAGCCCACCACCGAAGCCCGGCGCCGCGGCGCACGCGCGACCTGGTTCGGCTGGGCCCTGGACGACACCGCGACCGACGAGATCATCGCCTGGGCGGAGTCCGGCGGCCCGGGCACGACCCCGCTCCCGGCCACCCTGGACCTCCACCGCATCGACCCCCCGGCCCCCAAGGAGCCTTCGCCGTCCGTCGCCTCCGCCCGCCGCGGCCGCCGCAAGCGCTGA
- the fdhD gene encoding formate dehydrogenase accessory sulfurtransferase FdhD, protein MGRVTERRRVVRIRNGKAGVRPDTLVAEEPLEIRLNGKPLAITMRTPGDDFALAVGFLVSEGVLGAASDVQAVTYCEGATEDGSNTYNVVSVQLAAGVPVPDITLERNVYTTSSCGLCGKASLDAVRTATRFPGIAADRVRIPAEVLCALPDRLRAAQKVFDRTGGLHAAGLFTAQGELLDLREDVGRHNAVDKIIGRAFQAGRLPLTGAVLLVSGRASFELAQKAVMAGIPVLAAVSAPSSLAVDLALESGMTLVGFLRGPDMNIYAGEERIALQRVP, encoded by the coding sequence ATGGGACGGGTCACCGAACGCCGTCGCGTCGTCCGGATCCGGAACGGCAAGGCGGGTGTCCGCCCGGACACGCTGGTGGCCGAGGAGCCACTGGAGATACGGCTGAACGGCAAGCCGCTGGCCATCACGATGCGTACGCCGGGCGATGATTTCGCGCTGGCGGTGGGCTTCCTGGTCAGCGAGGGAGTACTGGGAGCCGCATCGGACGTCCAGGCCGTCACCTACTGCGAGGGGGCGACGGAGGACGGCTCGAACACGTACAACGTGGTCAGCGTGCAGCTGGCCGCCGGGGTCCCCGTGCCGGACATCACGCTGGAGCGGAACGTCTACACCACGTCCTCCTGCGGTCTGTGCGGCAAGGCCAGCCTGGACGCGGTCCGCACGGCGACCAGGTTCCCGGGGATCGCCGCCGACCGGGTACGGATTCCCGCGGAGGTGCTCTGCGCGCTCCCGGACCGGCTGCGCGCGGCCCAGAAGGTCTTCGACCGTACGGGCGGACTGCACGCGGCCGGGCTGTTCACGGCTCAGGGCGAGCTGCTGGACCTGCGGGAGGACGTGGGCCGGCACAATGCGGTCGACAAGATCATCGGCCGGGCGTTCCAGGCCGGCCGGCTCCCCCTGACGGGCGCGGTCCTGCTGGTGTCGGGCCGGGCCTCCTTCGAACTCGCGCAGAAGGCCGTGATGGCGGGCATACCGGTACTGGCGGCCGTCTCCGCGCCGTCCTCGCTGGCGGTGGACCTGGCGCTGGAGTCGGGCATGACCCTGGTCGGCTTCCTGCGCGGGCCGGACATGAACATCTACGCGGGCGAGGAGCGGATCGCCCTCCAGCGGGTGCCCTGA